TGGGCATTGGTATTGGCTGGtttgatatttaaacacaacccCAAGTTTTAATTCATTCAGACTTTTTTGTATAAGAGGGTCATCTGAAGGTGGGAGTTGTAAAGTaggaatatttaatatatcaTGCAGTTGCATTTCATTAGCAATTGCAAGTTGCTCATCTGTATTGCCATGTGAGAGACGAATGCCTTGTCTTATATCAGCAGTTACTTCTTTAACTATAGTTTGTTTGTATCTAACTGTGATGTTGAAACATGACAACTGGACAGCTGTGTGAAAACACGTATTAGTTTGTGACTACTTTCCATTATAAACTGTAAATGTATTCAAGGTTATATATGGATGTATTTTTATCGAAGTAATAAATTTCATGTCAGGTAGTTAGAAAAGCTTCAACCCCAGAAAGCTAGTTTGATGCTAGATGCTAACTCGGTGGTCACTAAAAgatttttctaaattgtaaGCAACACAGCAAAGCAATTCctcaaaaagttatataagtAGTAACTGGCAAGCAAGTACATGGTGTATAATTTACGACATTCATATCTTATAATAGTCACTGTCATTGCCAATGCCAAGCACCTAAGACTCAATGAGTGGGATTCTTTTATTCATACAtccattttatttgtttaaaattagataGACATATAGATTTAACTTCTATGAAAACACAAGTTGTTGTGCtaccaaatattttatgtcaaaataaaaaaaagccTGTTTATGTTTAACTCACGATTCATGTTCAAGCTAGTAACCCACTGTTCAAAGGTTGGCAATTGGTCGTGTTCCCCTAAATGCACAGCTCCATTTCCATTATGTTCCATCTCATTGACTTGAATTGCTTCATCttgaaaaagtatttaaacatttcgtAAAATTTAGTTGCATTCcaataatatgaataaatgaaacttgtttattcttgtgtagtgggcaacaacagtctgtATAACACAGTCCTTCTGTTTTCTTATGTGTTACCACATGTCAGCGgatgtaactttgcgggtgattttttaacaactcAGTTACAGAgcaatttttgtttagtgtcttgccctagGAAAAATACGCCAACAGTGGTGACGtgacaaaaaaaactatattccATGAAACAGATCACATTGTATGCGCATGTTAAGTTAATGGTAAATAATTTtggaagtttttttaaacttttttgttcaaaaaataaaatatgtaaatgtaaacttttcaTAACTTTTTTCATAACAAAGCACAATGTTCAACTGACCTGCTGTTGCAGGGAGTTCATAATTATTTGCACTACAAATAGTTTGTTGCATGTTCAGTGCTGCCAATTCCCCAGGTAATGCTTCTTCTAATGATGTAGTTTGAAGGTTTACATTTTCAGGAGCAACACTCATACAGTTCTCTATGCTATCAAGCAGGTCttgaaaatctttttaaaaaaacaaacaaatttataagcaaatataaaacaacacactTTTTTCCAAGTGTTTTTTTGGTCCAgttctaaatataaattaaacttacaatGTGTCTAACTCCTGTAACCATACAGTTAGGCATAAACCCATGGTACCACATTGCGACTCTGTAACTCCTTTCGTTTCAAGTTTTACCTGTTGAGCTTACAGAACTGTTCGTTGTGCTGAGAGAAGATTCTGTTGAGGAacgttttttctgtttttgatCCTGTTTCACTTctgcaataaaatacaattatctATTTCTTAAAAACAGAGAGCACGTAAGAGCATGGAGAAGTAAGAATGAATAAGAGTTACTCATTTATCTTTGTGGGACAAGGGGCAACagtacaacacaggtgttctgtttcatacaccatctTCTTgtttaagttaccacatatgtaactttgtaggttaAGTTTTTCtgctatttttgtaatttatccATGAGAACTATTGGGTTACAACAGTTGTCGTTAGGAGTGAAAACCAAGAAACTTTTGGCAAGAGGACACTGGACATGACATGAATTCgttcaatattaaaattttattagttGCTGGTATGCCAAAACAGCAGGAACTACAGTAATAGACACTTAGTACTTACGTTTTATTTCTGCTTTCGTTCGAAATCGATATATCAATCGATTACCAGTCTGTTGGTTTTGTATTGGTTTAAGTTTTTCAAAATCATGCGTCTTGTTAATTAAATTACGAAAGTTGCTTTTAAGGGAAACATAATCAACAGGATCTTTCAATGTCTCTCTGTGTTTTGCCCATCCCTAAAAAGATCTTTTTTAgacattattaaaaacacttatGTGCTATACAAACAGTTCCCATTATAAATTACAATactaaaaaatcttttttgtaatttattaaaaattaaacctcTAATCTCTATTTTATTGTCACAGAAATGGTAAAACTGGTTGCCATTTTACagcaaataaactttttatacttACCACAAATACTTCAAAGCCTTTTTCCCAGTTATAACTGCCCTTGTTCATCCataaaatatggaatattgcTTTTTGTTTGTCATCCCACTTTAAAACGTCGCCATATGTCTCATTATTAAGACATTTTAATATCcattcttttaaattaagttctTGCTCTTCCTCAATGGCCGAAATCGTGGATGCCATTCTCTTGCCGGAACGTCTTACACAAGTCAACGATATACTTTGGGGGATTGGGCTATAATAGTATTTTAAAGGGACCAAAAGCGGAACTTCGCTTGGAAATTACCTGTATAGCTACGATTACAAAAGCAAGGTAAACTTTCCAACCCTTGGTAAATATCCTGGTTTTCTCCTCGGGAGTTCCCCGTAGGCTGAACACGAATCTCAGTGCTGCACGAACATTATTGTGAACGAGTgtaaaaacgacagtccttagAACAagattgttctgttttatacactacGTGCTTGCTTACATAACGAGTTATGAGTGTTCTATGGTTATATCAACgcttttatatatacaagGTGATCCGTAGTACAATAGCGttgatgaaataaaacagtgTTGCAGTatgaatgtttacaaaatcttTTCTTGTTGTAAGTTCCCTAGTTTTACCAATGGACTTCGAtagatattaaatatttgcctttttgtttttctttgtcaGAGCGGTTACAATTCTTGAAAATATGtgctttttaaaactattgtgaTAGTTAAACCTTTTCTTAACATTAAGTTTTATGTACCTGTTGAACCAATACAGCCTTGTTAACCCGTAACTCTTACCACTGTTGCAAGTggtaaagaattttttttaaattttagtattATCGCACACATCGGTCGTAAGTCTCCAGTCTTCAACCATTTACTGGTAGTTTCGCAGCAAAAATATAGATTGATTAATACAATGAAGAGAAAGAAGTTTAATATCAACACGACAGTTTTCAAAACATGATTTGGGTAAAACATAATTGAGGAAAACTGtcaattaaatatagtagctgcttaaaaaaacattttttgtaacaaaactttGTTACCTAGTTATATCGTTTGGGTGCTGGTTTCGTGCTGTAACCATTTACACAGTTTGAAGACTACATTATgattatatatgatgtttatttttttaagtccttttgaatgaataaaactaaaaagtctaaaaacagaagtataatttaaaaaaatcccattACAGGTCTTTACTACAAGTTAAAAAACGATTACTTTTCTATTATTCACACaaagaataaattttaaaacatgcaaTACTACTCATAGTTATGTGTTATTAATCAAGGTCAAAATACAGGCATCGGTGCTAATAAAGGTAACTAATGAAAATGGGTGGCTAGATActagaattttaattttgttcgAAAATAGTTTGACCagtgtttattattaatgccacagaaattgtttattttttgcagcACTGATAAAGACAACATGGTCATATTATCttccaaacaaaaattaaaaatctaatAGTTAATTTCAACCTCCAATTTGCATTTTTGGAATTACtttatgtaatttgtttttgacaTCAATAAACATGCTCCACTTGTTTAGATGATGTTTTAGTTCATTTGAAATTGTTCAACTGAAGGTTGCGAATTATCAAATGAACCATTGAATGAGCCCTTCATGAAAGACATGACCCTATCCAGTGAGGCTTCATGGCTTATTGATAGCATTTGAGAACTAAAGAACAAACCATCTGTCAAAGTGTCAGAAATTACTGGCCGGATAGTCACCGAAATGATATTCTTTCTAGAGCCAATCAAGCATATTATTTCACAAGGAGAAGTCCTTTTGCCTGGATCTTCGTGGTTTTCCAACATGGCTCTTATTTGTTCTTGATAGTTGAAGAtttctttaaactttatttcttgATCAGTTGTTCTGTCAACTTTCTGCAAGGCATGGCTGCCATAGAATGTGCAATACAAGTGGCTGCGACCGAATCTCATAGCACTTAGTGCATGAGCTTGTTCGTTGGTCAGGAACACAATGCCCAATCCCAATTCATTCAATACTCTCTGAACCAAACGATCTTCAGATACTGGAAGCTCCAATGTTGGACAATTGGCAAGTTGTTGCACAACTGATTTTAAACCAACTGATTCTGCAATTGCATTCTGCTCGACCAAGTTACCATGAAAAAGTCGAATACCGTGTGCCAAGTTACATGCCGTTTCCGGAACCACCACTTTATTCTTGTACTGAACAGTTATAGTGAACTTTGGTAGGTCTTCACCtgcatgttttaataaaagtagtCTTAGAATACAACTTTTTATCTGAGTTATTTTacagttaatatatatatatattataaaaaaatgcttcaTGTAAATATGAAAAGTTTGAGATTTAACTTACAATCAATGTTCAATCCTGCCAGAAACTCAGAAAACGTTATTGAATTGCCTCCACCTTCTACATTActctgttgttgccctgcaaGCGTAATGTTGGTATTAAAGCTAACAAAAATAACGTTTCTTATTatcataaaacaatatttcaatttttaaaagtttacgtaaatacacaaataatattacttttttataactatatttatttttgtatttatctaACTGCTGAAAACTAAATAGGTTTAACAAAATTGGTTCTCGGACTTCCAGAAAACATAACCAGCACCATTTAAAGTAAACTAACCTGCAGCTTGAACTGAAATATTCATATCTCCTTCATTAAGTTGCTCTTGTGGAAGAAACATGTCTGTATCATGAATGCTGAGTTCGGGTAAAACTGACTCCATTTCTTCAACTGTGTCTTGGgaatctgaaataaaaagatgACACTATTagaaatttattatatatatcttttaacaACCTTTGCAgatattttaatctatttaaGTTAAACCTCTATAAATCATACCCAAACAGTGTATatacaaactttatataaattttaatctgTTCAAGCTAAACATCCAACCCTACCCATACagtgtattttaacaaactttatataaatttgaTCTGTTAGAGTTTAGACTATAATAATACCTTTATAAACAATGCAACATGCACCCTAAAGTCTAACTCTACCTTGACTAGTAGCTGAGTCAGGTGAAGAATCTTTCGGTGATTGCAGCTTTTTGATTGCTTAAAAATAGCTAGGTTAATAAAGTATACTTGAAACTGAAATAAGTGGGTAGGCAAAACtaaccttttcatttaaaacaacttgtgttatgttatatttgaaaatgaaattgtttGTTGCTAAAAAGGTtcagtaaaaattttttttttaatacgtACCTTTTATTTCTTCTTTGCTTCGAAAACGATAAACTTTTCTGTTTCCTGTCTGTTGGTTTCTCACATTTTCAATCTCTTCAAAATCAGTAGTTTTCTTGATTAAGTTTCGAAAATTGCTTTTTAGTTTGTCATAATTGATTGGACTGTTACAGTCGAATCTGTCTTTGTGCTTTGCCCAACCCTGAAcataattttgaatttatatgtttactaaaaacaagttaaacttGGTTATacaaaattcaatatttcgAATAACACACTTTAAAGATAAAACAGGTCATCTATAACAAATTGAATACTTACTGTGACCTACAGCGTTTGgaacatttcatttttattttcatttaccaAAACTGgttatatgtttaataaagtaaaaataaatgcaaatgtGGACCCACCACAAATATCTGAAAATGATTTTCCCAGTTAGGATCTCCCTTTTTCGTCCAGAGGATGTGAAACACACCTTTGTTATTACCATCCCACTTCAAAGCATCTCCATATGTCTCTTCATTCAACCGGTTAAACAACCAATTCCTcaaagtaagtttaaattcTCTGTCTTGTGAAGTTGCCATATTGTGACTAAAATAAGTTTGCAAAATCAACAAGTTTTTGTatcactttaaaaataaaaaaacaaattaataagaaacatataatattaacaaatacaCACATCAGATTGTAGTCTTTATAAGGATACCTGACATTTTGAGATAGAACAGTACATACAGAATCCCCTATATTATGCGGTACTCTTTTCTGCTTATGGAAATACTATTTAATTCCTCATCGGTTTGACTGTAACTGTCCAATCGCCTACCCTGACACGTTTATATAGGCTAGCAAGTAGCAACCGTACCATTTGAAGTtcgataaaatatttttacctgtgGGGAATCCCCGATACGAAGCATACACTTTCAAGTGTTTCCGTCGTTAGGGCAAgacattgttgttttgtgcACACTGCGCAGTTTTAACCGATATAATACTATTGCGACACCAATTTTTAACTCTGAAAAACTCTTATAAAACATGGTTTTAATTGAAAGGCTTCTGTCTAAGCAGAATGAAATATATTCTCCCCAACCCTTTTATCGGTAATCATATGAGTATTTTACATGTATAATAGCACCATTagttcattttaaacaatgacgACACCAATGACAAACCACCCAAGGACTAGGCCCACTTCGTAATACAATCGTACCATGGAGGTACGGTGCCAAAGCACAGTtgattagcgcgcctgcctgtaacccagatgtaatgggttcaaaaggctcgtcgctgctaccattgtgggcgtatgtgtccttagacaagacacttgacggcatttgctccaacccagtggtccctaatGGTTTGTCccaattatcagccacacacaaaaaaaaagagaaaaaaatcaacaataaattaataataattacccacaagtaacatacatggtaactcgtacgcTGGGTCGAGGTGTGTGAACACAACCtctatttattcttgcgtaaGGTGCTAATAAAGAatacttttaaacttttcattatGGGATTTGTTTTTTCGTCATTCGGTGGCAAACAGAGTTACATGACCGTTGCCCCACGACTATGGATaaatgttattaattgttaaaacacgatcagaaaatgtgGGTTTAAGGTGCCAtcggtgtcccatctaacccCACGGTATAGTGCATATCGTTTGAATCTGACAATATTAAACACAGACAGGAAATGCTCACACCAGCAGCAGCAACTGCGTCatgaataatattattcatCACGTTCAATATAAGCCTGATAACGACgctatattaaacaaatgcgTATTATTTTATAGCTGGTTCGTTAAAAGTACGGTACAGTATTAGACAGTTTGAAGTGGTGCGCGATGGAGACTGCTTTTTATAGACAACCTGGTTAAACTCATTTTGCTTGTGAAGTGTTACGTGGTTTTGTGTTATTAGTTATGTGTACGTTTTGACGTGGTTTTACGCAATAGAAACTTTTATAGTTAGTTATGTGAGCATCCGAGGCATTTCGTTTCTCGTTTACCGGTTAATCAAGGTAGATGTGAGAAATATATGCATACTGTCAAAATGACCGGGCGAGCATTAGCctaattttgtttcttgtaCCCTGGCACACAACGCCAGCTTCTGTGTCCctatatacaatgttattCACGTTTTATTACCGGTGTTcaacaaacaaagtttatagTATATATAAGTCTGGCAACGGTACGCTGAAATAAATGCGGTGTTTTATAGTTACTTCGTATATACAACTGTCCTATAGTACTTTAATGTTCTGGTTGGTCAGaatttctgtttataaatttatgcCCGTCGCGCTGACTCTTGCATGGTTTTTGTTTATCTTATTCTGCATCTATATCCAATTTAATTAAGTGGACACATATACCCTTAGAGTGGTTTGAGACCGACAATTATTCGGGAAAAGCTTGAATTACAAGCCCGTGTGGTATTAAAACTGCACTAATTAGGTTATGCAGCACGTTTTAATACCGTGTGCAGCAAGCAAACGTCATATAAGCCTGACACCGATGTTGAAATAAATGTATGGTATTTTAGCCATGGCCAGAGTTTCGCTCAACCTTAAAAAACAGAACGTTACGTCATAAGAATTATGTGAAGATTGTACGCAcgcatggcgccctctataactaTAGGGCGCCATGTACGCACGTAATTTGTATGACGTAACTTAGGAGAATGGGATTACAGCACGTGATTAGTTTTGCTGCTTCAAATACAAGTGACATGGTTGTACTTACTTATTTTTGGAGTTAATATGTGTAACTAATATTTGTTCCAGTACGCCAtgagaaaatattatttaaatataaagaagtAAAATTGGTTATTGGAGATTACGTAATCCGGTGGAGATGAAAACAtcatgaaatttaaaaaaactaagttGCGTTTAGCCCCCATTCATGGTAACAACATAAACGACGTAGAAAGCAAATGCTAAAAAATGCAAGCAAATTAAACTCAATctttgtttatgttgtaaagtattattattatgatatttttactgtaatttaagctttaaaaataaaagttaaagcgtgttttaatattaaagaatCTGCGTTTTTGGTCTCAAAATAATTTCTATGCTGTACCTTCAAACCTAGTGGCTTTTCTTAAAACTACTTTGTAATATCGCGCGATCTGAAGTAGCGATGTTCGTGATAGTTTCATTCATTCGGTTTTCGCGTTGTACATAGTAATTGTGTTGTGTACGTACATGTTTACGTGATTTAACACAATAGATAGCTTATGATTAGGTGAGCGTCAGAGTAATTTCATTTAATATGTATCGGATAGTTGATGATGTGTAAGAAACAGTCACAATGAAAAGGTGGTATAGTCACTAATTGGCTTGATTTTATTTCGTTACCGGTGCACTATTACACATTTGTACAATTGTTTCCTTGCAATATTTGTAGTTTGGTTTTGCATAGTCGTCAAAATAAAGGTATTGCATAGTAAGAAACGTGCCATGCCTTGCTTGTGTGATTCGGAAATACAGGACGCTAAGAAGAATAATCAAACCCTAATCATACACAATGAGAAAgtttatgacgtaaccaaGTTTGTAAATGTCCATCCAGGTAATTATAGCCATAGTTTTGTATTATACCGATTAACTggtattgaatttaaatttgtttgacCAATAATAAACTATGCtattgatatattatatacaattcaatttttttttgttacacaGTTTTGGTAGTTTTGTTCTTAAAGTTTTGATTAGTTTGTGAAATAAACTTACCAAGTTTACTTTTGCGTGGTTGCTAATTTTATAGACAGTTGTGGGTGCAAACATTAACTAGCCTATGAATAATAATGcatggattttttttacaattgccagaatatttaatattctgAGGGAAAGCCTAAATATTatagcatttttaaaaaatgctttaatgaataagtttctgtttaaacttgataatCTATATGAttgtaaaatctgttttgttaattttatgcTTTAAAGTTCATTACATCAACAccgtattttgattttatcgAAAATTTGTAAAGTACTTTTATATCTTTTCCAATGATTTTGCTGTAATCTTACTCCTAAACGGTTTAATGAAAATACTTTTCTTTATAACGTTTTGCAAAGGTACGTTTCCCAACGTTTAGgctgtaatttttattttaggtggAAGCAAAATACTGAGTTTACGTCATGGGAAGGACGTGACAAATATCATGGCTAACGCACCTCATGTTCATAGCAAGAATGCATACAGATGGTTGCAACAATACTATGTGGCTGACTATAAGCCTGAGAATGtgagtttttgtttacaattttatgaatgttttcactatttttatatattgtaccCAGGAATAATGTTCTTACAACATAAGTCTATCTGTTCTCCTTTGCAATaagctttaatttttttgttttatttttttaatagtaataaatatgaaatgtatatataattctttaaactaAATTAGTTTTGTTCTCATAAGTTGGAAAATCTCTTGGGGCTATTATAGCCATAGGTTTTATGTCATGTTACACATCCATTATAATGAATGTACACCTTGCTTCTACCATGTAATTGCCAATTAGTTGTGTGGTATTGCTTCATACACATTTGTAAATTTACTAGTTGTTacaaaaggtattttaatcattGGCAAATGCAGTTGAATAAAAACCATCCTATTTGCTGTGTATATTATGGAAACTTAAAACACTTTGTTTGTCTTTAGGCTTTAAAGattgtgttgtattttaaatgaggtacttaccagttaccacacTTCCAGATTTAAGATTAAGGATACTTAAAATATGTCTTATATGTATACACAAAGATTATCTGGCTTAGCTGCACTTTAAAAGatttctaaaacaaatgtGTAGTTTTGAAACTTATGTGTGATGGGATGTATTATGCAAATTTGATTCAAAACTTCTTAATAGTTAATAAAGCAAACAGGAAATGATGAcatcaatataaaatattttattttctattttattatttcaatttaggtAGTAAAACTTGCAATTATAACTCATAGTTCATTTTCTTCTACATAGTATAttagtataaataataattacataTAAAGTATATCATGGAGTTGAATTTACATCTTTACTTAAAGCAGTTGAATAATCAGTGTCTGGTCACATTTCAGTCCACATCACTGAATGGATTGAATGGACCGGAAATACGAGATCGTAAGTTGAGTTATAATGGGAAACAGAATGCCAGTCCTGCCTCCAATCAACTATACGAAATCAAACCAACGGttagtattttgttttactacatCCAATTAAACCAACAATTAACTAATTTATACCAGTTTTTCACTGGTAGGGATAGACTAATGAATActgttactttaaaatataaagtatgcTGTAAAATTGGTActcagtttttaaaaaggtatatattaaaaatttaaaccttaaTCAATTTTTCATGATAAAAACCAGATTGTTTAAACAGATGATCCTAATCTACAGTTGGTAGGCCTTTAGTCAAATGAaatgaatttgtaaaattcaacaatttgtttattttactttaaaatattatattaaaccagaacctttattttgttttactgttttaaactttaaactgtatgaatttatatattcacataTTGCCAATTtgacacatatatataatagatatTTTCTATGTGTAGGAGGACCTGATAAACTGGAACGAACCAGTTTTGTGGCAAGTTGGTCATCTGCGTGAAAAATATCATGATTGGGTGGATGACCCTGTGGATCGTTCGTTACGGCTTTTTAAAAGTGACTTTTGTGAATTCTTTTCTAAAACTCCATGGTGAGTTGTATATACTAATGTAGCTAGTTAGAAAAAGTAGCTTATTAATTTATAGCCCCCACTGAATATACAGGATCGCTGGTTGGATTATATGACTCCGTGCTGATCCGACTTCATATACAGGCTTCAGCGGGGTGCTATATCTACTGTAGtactaattgcttttataaccagaaaccaaacagttcatgatatcttgctatgttttattcctttttctggTATACAAGTACACGATACGGTATCGGGCAAAAGCTTACTTGACGGCTGGGCAAAGGCTCGTAAGAGCCCGCCATGAACCTAGACTGACCTCGAGGTCTCAGTGCCGATAGTGGTTTTTCGTTATTAGTTATTGTGTTAGGGAAAAGGCGAATTATATAGCGGACagaatcacgtgacagcagtgtgacgtcatgcaaTAAAATGGAATCGATTTGGGCCTGTCAGCGGCTGAACGGGATATCATTAACCTCGTTCAACAGGGGGTTTGTTTTCATGGGAAAGTCTCCCATGAGATAAGTCGTATCCGCACTGTTGGCATTGATTAATTAAGTATTGGGATTGggttatgtgacgtcactttaggcgtcgagttgcaacaaattcttttaaaaaaagagaattttAAGTTCCCTTTTCACTGCAAACTGTTgggcaattttttttaggaatttatttatagtttacaTTCCAATACAAGGCTGTCATTGACAGCCTTCTCTCTTGGGAGTTACCACTCTTCTAGTTTCATTCTTCATTACTTGTTGCTTTTGCAAGAATTGCCAAACATTTCCCGCGGGCCCTATTAACATTTCGAACACCCAAATTCTTGCAAGACGCAATTGAATTGATAcgccatttattcattcattcattgaagCATATGCTATTGTATGCTATTGATTCCTGACTCAAAATTGCTGTTTCTTAAAATAGTTAGGACTGTGTGGTATGGGACTATGGGTATACCTCGTTTTTGACTTAATAGGTTTGAGTGCAATTTCACTACttttactaaatatttgtGTCCATTTATGACACTACATGTGATGTCAGTTAGTAAGCATATTGTGTCATTGGCACTCATTGCCCATCTAATTTTGTTACtagcattttataaaactgtgcgaaaccatgtatgtttatattttaactacaTCAATGTCTACATCGCATTGGCCATACAGCAATATTTACGACCGGATAAAATgcattggaaaaaaatgtttttcaattttgtaTATGCATGCGgtgtagtaaataaataatgaagcAGTTGGTCTAGTAGTTAAGTAACTCTATACGCCTGTCAATGCTCAAACATGCGTTATACTACACTGTTCTAATTACTACACTGACCTAATTACTTAATGAGTGCGTAACAGCTTGTTAAGCACATACAAGTAATACAAAGTGACCATTGaccatataaatataaaagcttttaatttttaatttcacttATAATCCCAGCTTTGCCAACCGGCACAAgggttaaaaacaaacattacttTACTCTTACAAGCTCTTTATTGAATAGctattaaaaaagtgaaaaaattactaaaatttGAAACATTTAGTTTCCAATACACAGTTCTTGTTTACTTGCCGTATGATTTACAGCCCTGTATAACTTGCCAATATAAGtaatcaataatttataattgttcTTCAGGTATATCATTCCACTTGTGTGGCTTCCGATAGTAGCGCTATTTGTTTTGAGAAGTCATACTGAGTTCCTGGCAGGAAAAGCCATGATATTACATTCTTtaccaggtatatatatataatgtctcTAAATATCTTATTGCTGATTTTGAATGTTCATTTATACattcacattttttgttttattttaattattatgctTAGAATGCCATTTTTTCCTTACCAAG
The DNA window shown above is from Ciona intestinalis chromosome 3, KH, whole genome shotgun sequence and carries:
- the LOC100184991 gene encoding fatty acid 2-hydroxylase — protein: MPCLCDSEIQDAKKNNQTLIIHNEKVYDVTKFVNVHPGGSKILSLRHGKDVTNIMANAPHVHSKNAYRWLQQYYVADYKPENSTSLNGLNGPEIRDRKLSYNGKQNASPASNQLYEIKPTEDLINWNEPVLWQVGHLREKYHDWVDDPVDRSLRLFKSDFCEFFSKTPWYIIPLVWLPIVALFVLRSHTEFLAGKAMILHSLPGDGVVLSTNHMPVVFVSGILLWTFLEYGLHRWLFHSEPPKTSYFLITLHFLLHGQHHKVPFDSGRLVFPPVPASMLFLIAYSVFRLCFVVGVADIVSAGVILGYVGYDMTHYYLHYGQPKRGSYFDRLRAYHVRHHFESPNLGFGISSKLWDYPFQTTIKTNLKA